From Zingiber officinale cultivar Zhangliang chromosome 5B, Zo_v1.1, whole genome shotgun sequence, the proteins below share one genomic window:
- the LOC121984423 gene encoding MLO-like protein 7: MILGFISLLLTFSQDQIAKICVPKAVADSMLPCRPDAESTGRNKRRLLALVLTESHLKRKILAVGGSVVECPPEKEQLITATGLHQLHILIFFLAEFHVVNSALIMVLGRAKIHRWKDWEKDTTSAEYAFTTGIYMFTILCFFVPDLHPWILV, encoded by the exons ATGATTCTCGGCTTCATCTCCTTGCTGTTGACATTTAGTCAGGACCAGATCGCGAAAATCTGCGTGCCAAAGGCAGTTGCAGATTCTATGCTGCCATGTCGCCCTGATGCAGAGTCAACTGGCAGAAATAAAAGGCGGCTGCTCGCGCTGGTGCTGACGGAGTCACACCTGAAGCGCAAGATTTTAGCTGTTGGTGGTTCAGTGGTTGAATGCCCCCCA GAAAAGGAGCAACTGATTACTGCCACAGGCTTGCACCAGTTGCACATTCTGATCTTCTTTTTGGCTGAGTTTCATGTGGTAAATAGTGCTCTTATAATGGTCCTTGGAAGAGCAAAG ATACACAGATGGAAGGACTGGGAAAAGGATACGACATCGGCTGAGTATGCCTTCACGACTGGTATATATATGTTCACTATTCTTTGTTTTTTTGTCCCAGATTTGCATCCTTGGATCCTAGTTTGA